Proteins co-encoded in one Candidatus Zixiibacteriota bacterium genomic window:
- a CDS encoding transcriptional repressor, whose amino-acid sequence MREFLRTKGFKMTPQRELIFRSFFELGEHVTVDELYQRVRSLDHSVGYSTVWRNLKLICKVGLAEEVNLGDGVTRYDRITRRPHGHLYCVNCKKVVEFDAGRIADLLESESQKQDFSIEGLKIEVLGYCKDCQKVQQAAGPDREN is encoded by the coding sequence CCAAAGGTTTCAAGATGACCCCCCAGCGCGAGCTTATTTTTCGCTCGTTCTTTGAACTGGGCGAACATGTTACTGTCGATGAGCTATATCAGAGGGTACGAAGCCTTGATCATTCCGTCGGCTACAGCACTGTCTGGAGAAATCTCAAACTTATCTGCAAAGTCGGCTTGGCCGAAGAAGTCAATCTCGGCGACGGCGTCACCCGCTATGACCGGATTACACGGCGTCCGCACGGCCATCTCTATTGTGTGAACTGCAAGAAAGTCGTGGAATTCGATGCCGGTCGCATCGCCGATCTACTCGAATCAGAATCACAGAAGCAAGACTTCTCAATTGAGGGCCTTAAAATCGAAGTACTCGGCTACTGTAAAGACTGTCAAAAAGTTCAGCAGGCCGCTGGCCCTGACCGAGAAAATTAG
- a CDS encoding FeoA family protein has product MTSLDKMSPGQKGKLVGFTGDTLIARRLTEMGLAPGREITYLRKAPLRDPIVVRVGGGVYSLRQIDAAQISVELEREIVG; this is encoded by the coding sequence ATGACATCATTAGACAAAATGAGTCCCGGCCAAAAAGGTAAGCTTGTTGGATTCACCGGAGATACTCTCATCGCTCGCCGTCTGACCGAGATGGGCCTTGCTCCTGGCCGCGAGATTACCTACTTAAGGAAAGCCCCGCTCAGGGATCCGATAGTTGTCCGTGTGGGTGGAGGCGTCTATTCGCTTCGGCAGATTGATGCCGCCCAGATCTCTGTTGAACTCGAGCGCGAAATAGTCGGCTAA